The Fortiea contorta PCC 7126 genome has a segment encoding these proteins:
- a CDS encoding glycosyltransferase family 2 protein: MTPLVSILIPCYNAEQWLAETVESALAQTWNNIEIILVNDGSKDNTLAVAKSFESSKVKVINQENVGQSATENRAFLAAQGDFIEYLDADDLLAPDKIERQIKLLGDSNSEFVASGEWSRFYKYPQEALFIPQPPWADMSPVDFLICLWEGHYMMHGAAWLIPRKIAERAGSWNENLSLINDFDYFSRVVLASQGVKFCQGAKTYYRSGNTNSLSGSQSRKAWESAFLSLDLGTTNLLATEDSLRTRHACATVFQRFIYEVYPLVPDLLKKAEGKVHQFGGSNLKPSGGLGFRLMSSCMGWQKAKKIQALLYRSGYGKVSVGWKLSIFIQRLNYHLTSGKT; encoded by the coding sequence ATAGAAATTATTTTAGTAAATGATGGTTCAAAAGATAATACTCTGGCAGTTGCTAAAAGTTTTGAATCATCTAAAGTTAAAGTTATTAACCAAGAAAATGTTGGACAAAGCGCAACTGAAAATCGCGCTTTTCTAGCTGCTCAAGGAGATTTTATTGAATATTTAGATGCTGATGATTTGTTAGCTCCTGACAAAATTGAGCGACAAATTAAACTATTAGGTGATAGCAATTCAGAATTTGTAGCATCGGGAGAATGGTCAAGATTTTATAAATATCCTCAAGAAGCTTTATTTATTCCCCAACCACCTTGGGCTGATATGTCACCCGTTGACTTTCTCATTTGTTTATGGGAAGGACATTACATGATGCATGGTGCGGCTTGGCTAATTCCGCGTAAAATTGCTGAACGAGCAGGTTCCTGGAACGAAAATTTATCTTTGATTAATGATTTTGATTATTTCAGTCGAGTTGTTTTAGCTAGTCAAGGAGTAAAGTTTTGCCAAGGGGCTAAAACTTACTATAGGTCTGGAAATACGAATAGTTTGAGTGGTTCACAATCTCGTAAAGCTTGGGAATCCGCTTTCTTGTCTTTGGATTTGGGCACAACTAATCTGTTAGCAACCGAAGATAGTTTGCGTACACGCCATGCTTGTGCAACTGTATTTCAACGTTTTATTTATGAAGTTTATCCTCTTGTCCCCGACCTCTTGAAAAAAGCAGAAGGGAAAGTTCACCAATTTGGTGGTTCCAACTTAAAGCCTTCAGGGGGATTAGGGTTTCGACTGATGTCTAGTTGTATGGGTTGGCAAAAAGCAAAGAAAATTCAAGCACTACTGTATCGTTCTGGTTATGGTAAGGTTTCTGTTGGTTGGAAACTATCAATATTTATCCAACGATTGAATTATCATTTGACGAGTGGTAAAACTTAA
- a CDS encoding glycosyltransferase, protein MNISSTEKTRLPITALFVSDAAYLKDSPGGVQICTQEYLRTLEAAGFDISLFKYTPETRILTRLRRKLKPKPYTYRLPTELAKNVVSLVKEKDIKWIFLNQVDTAPIAKYLRENLGEKCKIILLSHGLESTDIFHAMRTKNGESAFGKVTSSDLEFLAQSLVSECIHRQYIDYVFCLSAFETEIEHWLGAKNVTWLPRTIPANPLPWNPDSSRLGFVGTIDHTPNREGLILFLEALEKIASGNVCLRLVGGPESVAKTIIQRFPFVEYLGRLSNEELEKEASTWSCFVHPLFCYSRGCSTKLAISLGWEIPVITTPAGCRGYSWNQGNLPLAETPDSLAELALKMLNTEVAVNIQKEMAAIVNSAPTLSNVAEKVRSCLSI, encoded by the coding sequence ATGAATATTTCATCCACAGAAAAAACTCGACTTCCCATTACAGCCTTATTTGTATCTGATGCTGCGTATCTTAAAGACAGTCCGGGTGGGGTACAAATTTGCACGCAAGAGTATCTAAGAACTTTAGAAGCTGCTGGTTTTGATATTTCCTTATTCAAGTACACTCCTGAAACCAGGATATTAACTCGTTTAAGACGTAAACTAAAACCAAAACCTTACACATATCGTCTACCTACGGAATTAGCAAAAAATGTCGTTTCTCTTGTGAAAGAGAAAGATATAAAGTGGATTTTTCTCAATCAGGTAGATACTGCACCCATAGCAAAATATCTTCGTGAAAACCTTGGAGAAAAATGTAAAATAATTTTGCTATCTCATGGCTTAGAAAGCACTGATATTTTTCATGCTATGCGGACGAAAAATGGCGAAAGTGCTTTCGGGAAGGTGACATCAAGTGATTTAGAATTCCTAGCCCAAAGCTTAGTATCCGAATGCATACATCGCCAATACATTGACTATGTATTTTGCCTTTCTGCCTTTGAGACTGAAATTGAACATTGGTTGGGAGCAAAAAATGTTACTTGGTTACCGCGTACCATTCCTGCTAATCCTTTACCTTGGAATCCTGATTCTTCACGATTAGGTTTTGTGGGCACAATTGACCACACTCCCAATAGAGAAGGTTTAATTTTATTCTTGGAGGCGTTAGAGAAGATAGCCTCTGGTAACGTCTGTTTAAGACTTGTGGGTGGGCCGGAGTCTGTTGCGAAAACTATTATCCAGCGATTTCCTTTTGTCGAATATTTAGGAAGGCTTTCTAATGAAGAATTAGAAAAAGAGGCTAGTACATGGAGTTGTTTTGTGCATCCACTTTTTTGCTATTCACGAGGTTGTAGCACAAAATTAGCAATTTCTCTGGGTTGGGAAATTCCCGTAATTACTACCCCAGCAGGGTGTCGTGGTTATAGCTGGAATCAAGGAAATTTGCCGTTAGCAGAAACACCAGATTCTTTAGCTGAACTAGCTCTAAAAATGTTAAACACTGAAGTAGCTGTGAATATTCAAAAAGAAATGGCCGCTATTGTCAACTCAGCGCCAACTCTTAGTAATGTCGCTGAAAAAGTGCGGTCATGTTTATCGATTTAA
- a CDS encoding FkbM family methyltransferase, with protein MSLKQFTLLDAIVPILHKFSSLRSLAKKIFRGLIVQQPFHQGVICLDAVEHSWAWSGSRRYESFDCEVQDKLLSLSQNCEVLIDIGSNIGAMSLSVLLRNPNIKAVCIDPNCRAISLLKKSVALNHLANRVSIIEAAVSDKDGVLIFDEGGSVTGHISESGRKVSAISFAKLLNEYSSKKCLVKMDIEGFESKLLNFLKDIKNLENLYFVIELHPLNFNEVGNPNDCLNLLLNSGAVIKDVKGKHLNRVPDEYFTQVIAEWSNA; from the coding sequence ATGAGCCTCAAACAATTTACGTTACTTGATGCAATTGTCCCCATATTACATAAATTTTCTAGTCTGCGATCGCTAGCTAAAAAAATATTCCGAGGATTGATTGTACAACAGCCTTTTCATCAAGGAGTCATTTGTCTTGATGCTGTAGAACATTCTTGGGCATGGAGTGGTAGTCGGCGATACGAAAGTTTTGACTGTGAAGTGCAAGACAAGCTGCTATCACTTTCTCAAAATTGCGAAGTACTAATTGATATTGGCTCAAATATTGGAGCTATGAGTTTATCTGTATTACTTCGTAATCCGAATATCAAGGCAGTTTGCATTGATCCTAATTGTCGTGCTATTTCTTTGTTGAAAAAATCCGTTGCTCTCAATCATCTAGCTAATCGAGTCAGCATTATTGAAGCTGCTGTATCAGATAAAGATGGAGTTTTAATTTTTGATGAAGGTGGTTCTGTTACAGGTCACATCAGCGAATCAGGAAGAAAAGTATCAGCCATCAGTTTTGCTAAATTGCTTAATGAATATTCGTCAAAAAAATGTCTTGTAAAAATGGACATCGAAGGTTTTGAAAGTAAATTGTTGAATTTTCTCAAAGATATTAAAAATCTAGAAAATTTATATTTTGTAATCGAATTGCATCCTTTAAATTTTAATGAAGTTGGCAACCCTAATGATTGTCTCAATCTTCTCTTAAATTCGGGTGCAGTTATTAAAGATGTTAAAGGTAAGCATCTAAATCGCGTCCCAGATGAATATTTTACTCAAGTTATAGCGGAGTGGTCTAATGCATAA
- a CDS encoding glycosyltransferase: MRILITADPELPVPPKLYGGIERIVDLLVTQLQTRGHTVGLVAHPESTSPAAQFFPWRGERSQNKFDALQNTIALWSAVREFQPDVVHSFSRIFYLLPLLGSPLPKIMSYQRGPSYFTTSWGVRLAKGSLSFTGCSDYICRLGKKAGGAWRAIHNCVELDTYTFQPTVAADAPLVFLSRIERIKGAHTAIAIAQKTGRRLIIAGNHITTGEAGEYWQNEIVPHLDKNGIEYVGPVNDVQKNQLLGQAAAMVVPIEWEEPFGIVFAEALACGTPVISCPRGALPEIIRQGVDGYLINNIQEAITAVEQLPNIHRYNCRQRIEQSFSADVIVGQYEQLYQSLLAFK; encoded by the coding sequence ATGCGTATTCTTATCACTGCCGATCCTGAACTACCAGTGCCACCAAAACTATATGGTGGTATTGAGCGCATTGTTGATTTACTGGTAACACAATTGCAAACCCGTGGTCATACCGTGGGACTAGTTGCTCATCCTGAGTCTACCTCACCAGCTGCTCAGTTTTTTCCTTGGCGTGGTGAGCGATCGCAAAACAAATTCGATGCACTGCAAAACACGATCGCTTTATGGTCAGCGGTACGAGAATTTCAACCGGATGTTGTTCACAGCTTTTCTCGCATATTTTATCTATTACCGCTGCTCGGTTCTCCCCTGCCGAAAATCATGTCTTATCAACGAGGTCCGAGCTACTTTACCACTAGCTGGGGCGTCAGATTAGCAAAAGGTTCTCTTTCCTTCACTGGTTGTAGCGATTACATTTGTCGTCTGGGGAAGAAAGCAGGGGGAGCATGGCGAGCAATTCATAACTGTGTGGAACTGGATACATACACTTTTCAACCCACAGTAGCAGCCGATGCTCCCTTAGTTTTCCTCAGTCGCATAGAACGAATCAAAGGAGCACATACAGCGATCGCTATTGCTCAAAAAACCGGACGCCGCTTGATTATTGCTGGGAACCACATAACAACTGGAGAAGCAGGAGAATACTGGCAAAATGAAATTGTTCCGCACCTAGACAAAAATGGCATTGAATATGTTGGCCCTGTCAACGATGTGCAGAAAAATCAACTATTAGGTCAAGCCGCTGCAATGGTTGTCCCTATTGAATGGGAAGAACCTTTTGGTATTGTTTTTGCTGAAGCTTTAGCCTGTGGTACTCCCGTCATTTCCTGTCCTAGAGGTGCATTACCAGAAATTATCCGTCAAGGCGTTGATGGTTATTTAATTAATAATATTCAAGAAGCAATAACTGCGGTTGAACAATTACCAAATATTCACCGTTATAATTGCCGTCAACGTATTGAACAGAGTTTTTCTGCTGATGTAATTGTTGGGCAGTATGAGCAACTGTACCAAAGTCTTCTAGCTTTTAAATAA